In Amycolatopsis coloradensis, one genomic interval encodes:
- a CDS encoding alkaline phosphatase family protein, which yields MTMRLTSVLMVLLVLAALVPLPAGAEPARTTSTPIKHFVTLMQANHSFDNYFGTYPGADGIPADTCMPLRKDKPADCVRPFRLGDQSPDHLDHGPATHRAQYADGRMDGFVSTYRERGLDGAKAMGYYDANDLPYYWNVAEKYTLFDRFFSSATTGNRRNRFYWIAGVPTPGGGERVPPGGYGDIPTIFDRLEQAGVPWKFYVENYDPKITFRTPGTGPRAGQTTRVPLLNFARFLDDPTLSGKIVDLNQYYKDLRAGTLPAVAYVAASGSSENPPSRVQTGQAFVREMIAGLAKSRYWSSSAFMWAYDTWGGWFDHVPPPKSDGGGLGFRVPALLVSAYSRRGHIEHTRLDHTAVLKFVEDNWRVAPLGERDARSPGITGAFDFTAPPRPPELLGTGRATAPAPPHLASIVYLTYGGAVVLAILSCFGATPIGRRLKNWRHTTGKAVR from the coding sequence ATGACCATGCGCCTGACAAGCGTGCTGATGGTCCTCCTCGTTCTCGCCGCGCTGGTGCCCTTGCCCGCCGGCGCCGAGCCGGCGCGCACCACGAGCACGCCGATCAAGCACTTCGTGACGCTCATGCAGGCCAACCACTCCTTCGACAACTACTTCGGTACTTATCCCGGCGCGGACGGCATCCCCGCCGACACATGCATGCCGCTTCGCAAAGACAAACCGGCCGACTGCGTCCGTCCGTTCCGGCTGGGTGATCAGTCGCCGGACCACCTCGATCACGGCCCGGCCACTCACCGGGCCCAGTACGCGGACGGAAGGATGGACGGTTTCGTCTCCACGTACCGGGAAAGAGGCCTCGACGGCGCCAAGGCAATGGGCTACTACGACGCGAACGACCTTCCCTACTACTGGAACGTCGCCGAAAAGTACACGCTGTTCGACCGGTTCTTCAGCTCCGCGACCACCGGCAACCGCCGCAACCGTTTCTACTGGATCGCCGGTGTGCCCACGCCCGGCGGCGGTGAACGCGTGCCCCCGGGCGGCTACGGCGACATCCCGACGATCTTCGACCGGCTCGAACAGGCCGGTGTCCCCTGGAAGTTCTACGTCGAAAACTACGACCCGAAGATCACCTTCCGCACGCCGGGCACCGGTCCGCGGGCGGGGCAGACGACCAGGGTCCCGCTGCTGAACTTCGCCCGGTTCCTCGACGATCCCACACTGTCCGGCAAAATCGTCGACCTGAACCAGTACTACAAGGACCTGCGCGCCGGCACGCTGCCGGCGGTAGCCTACGTCGCGGCATCGGGGTCGAGTGAAAACCCACCGAGCCGCGTCCAGACAGGACAAGCCTTCGTTCGCGAGATGATCGCGGGACTGGCGAAGAGCCGTTACTGGTCGAGTTCGGCGTTCATGTGGGCCTACGACACCTGGGGCGGCTGGTTCGATCACGTCCCACCGCCGAAATCAGACGGTGGTGGTCTCGGATTCCGGGTGCCCGCCCTGCTGGTCAGCGCCTACTCCCGGCGTGGGCACATCGAGCACACGCGACTCGATCACACCGCCGTGCTGAAATTCGTCGAGGACAACTGGCGCGTGGCACCGCTGGGCGAACGGGACGCCCGTTCGCCTGGGATCACCGGAGCGTTCGACTTCACCGCGCCACCCAGGCCACCCGAGCTGCTGGGCACCGGTCGCGCCACCGCCCCGGCGCCGCCCCACCTCGCATCGATCGTCTACCTCACGTATGGCGGCGCGGTGGTTCTCGCGATCCTGAGCTGCTTCGGCGCCACTCCGATCGGCCGGCGGCTCAAGAACTGGCGACACACCACGGGAAAGGCTGTCCGATGA
- a CDS encoding metallophosphoesterase, with the protein MATKSRIAAIYGSLLILVLATVVATPNAAATTPSPGDPVVVAVGDIACAPTDPEFNNGLGTPGHCRMKTTSDLATQISPTSVFMLGDAQYNSGSLADFNTSYARSWGRLKPITRPAIGNHEYGTHGGGGYFSYFGDAGTPQQPGCVKQCNGWYSFNVGDWHVVVLNSECTRISGGTGCAVGSPQQQWLAADLAAYPAKCTAVLQHRPRWSSNSFAYADVAPLVDTMYRGGVDLLLAGHSHSYERFAPQNPSGARDDANGIRQIVVGTGGSFYSGFSTVMPNSLVRKSQIFGVLKLTLRPTSYDWAFVAAPETPFTDSGTGTCH; encoded by the coding sequence GTGGCCACTAAATCCCGGATCGCGGCCATCTACGGTTCCCTTCTCATATTGGTCCTGGCGACCGTCGTAGCCACACCGAACGCGGCCGCGACCACCCCGTCCCCAGGCGACCCGGTGGTCGTCGCGGTGGGCGACATCGCCTGCGCACCAACCGATCCGGAATTCAACAACGGCCTCGGCACACCAGGACACTGCCGTATGAAGACCACATCGGACCTCGCCACCCAGATCTCCCCGACGTCCGTGTTCATGCTCGGGGACGCCCAGTACAACAGCGGTTCCCTCGCCGACTTCAACACCAGCTACGCGCGGTCGTGGGGACGGTTGAAGCCGATCACGCGCCCGGCGATCGGCAACCACGAGTACGGCACGCACGGCGGCGGAGGGTACTTCAGCTACTTCGGTGACGCGGGAACCCCGCAGCAACCAGGATGTGTGAAGCAGTGCAACGGCTGGTACAGCTTCAACGTAGGCGACTGGCACGTGGTCGTGCTGAACTCCGAATGCACAAGGATCAGCGGCGGCACCGGATGCGCCGTCGGATCACCGCAGCAGCAATGGCTGGCCGCCGACCTCGCCGCGTATCCGGCCAAGTGCACCGCGGTACTGCAACACCGGCCACGGTGGAGTTCCAACAGCTTCGCCTACGCGGACGTGGCGCCCCTGGTGGACACCATGTATCGCGGCGGTGTGGATCTCCTGCTGGCCGGGCACTCCCACAGCTATGAGCGATTCGCGCCGCAGAACCCGTCCGGGGCCCGGGATGACGCCAACGGGATCCGCCAGATCGTGGTCGGCACCGGCGGCTCGTTCTACAGTGGATTCTCCACAGTCATGCCGAACAGCCTGGTCCGCAAGTCCCAGATCTTCGGCGTCCTCAAGCTCACCCTGCGACCCACCAGCTACGACTGGGCCTTCGTGGCGGCGCCGGAGACACCGTTCACCGACTCCGGCACGGGGACCTGCCATTGA
- a CDS encoding MFS transporter, with product MYLSGVGRRGRSGTVSRYTFGTVGSNVVALGTVSLVTDISAEMVSAILPVYLVLGLHLSPVVYGLVDGSYAGATALLRLAGGYLADRVGKRKTVAGIGYALSAAAKLGLVVAGASAAAIGVVIAVDRIGKGLRTAPRDALITLSVPESMRGHAFGVHRTMDSAGAFTGPLVALGVLAVVGSSAGADAFNAVFFTGFCIAAVGVLLLVLFVRDHGEVRPVAGSVSLSAALSLVRAAEVRRLFLAACVLGIATIGDGFVYLLLQRREDIATGWFPLLAVGGNLAYLLLGAPLGAVADRVGRLTVTLCGYGALAVVYLLLASPVTGWPLLVITLGLYGAFYAATDGVLMALASRMLPEPLLATGISLIQTGQALAYLFSSVLFGLAWQVWGAGMATGLAAGAALLAIAITLVLLVPLASEKEARR from the coding sequence GTGTATCTGTCCGGTGTCGGTCGTCGAGGGCGCAGCGGCACGGTGTCCAGGTACACCTTCGGTACGGTCGGTTCGAATGTCGTCGCGCTGGGAACCGTCAGCCTGGTCACTGATATCTCTGCTGAGATGGTCTCCGCGATCCTGCCGGTGTACCTGGTTCTCGGCCTGCACCTGAGCCCCGTGGTCTATGGGCTGGTCGACGGTTCATACGCCGGAGCAACCGCGCTGCTCCGGTTGGCCGGTGGCTATCTTGCCGACCGTGTGGGTAAGCGCAAGACCGTCGCGGGCATCGGCTACGCGCTCTCCGCGGCCGCGAAGCTGGGCTTGGTCGTGGCCGGTGCATCTGCCGCCGCGATCGGCGTCGTCATCGCTGTCGATCGGATCGGGAAAGGACTGCGGACGGCGCCGCGTGACGCGCTGATCACCCTGTCGGTGCCGGAATCCATGCGCGGCCACGCCTTCGGCGTGCATCGCACGATGGACAGCGCGGGTGCGTTCACCGGCCCCCTTGTCGCACTTGGGGTGCTCGCTGTGGTCGGCTCGTCCGCCGGCGCCGACGCGTTCAACGCGGTGTTCTTCACCGGTTTCTGCATCGCCGCGGTCGGCGTGCTCTTGCTCGTGCTGTTCGTGCGCGACCACGGGGAAGTACGCCCGGTCGCCGGCAGCGTGTCACTGAGCGCGGCCCTTTCTCTCGTGCGCGCCGCCGAGGTGCGTCGGCTGTTTCTCGCCGCCTGTGTGCTCGGCATCGCGACCATCGGTGACGGGTTCGTGTACTTGTTGTTGCAGCGTCGGGAAGACATAGCGACCGGGTGGTTTCCGCTGCTCGCCGTGGGTGGCAACCTGGCTTACCTTTTGCTGGGCGCGCCACTCGGTGCGGTGGCCGATCGGGTCGGCCGGCTCACGGTCACGCTCTGCGGGTACGGCGCCCTGGCCGTCGTCTACCTGCTGCTCGCGAGCCCGGTGACGGGCTGGCCATTGCTGGTGATCACGCTCGGATTGTACGGCGCCTTCTACGCCGCCACTGACGGTGTGCTGATGGCGTTGGCGAGCCGGATGCTCCCGGAGCCGTTGCTCGCCACCGGGATCTCGCTCATCCAAACCGGACAAGCGCTCGCCTATCTCTTCTCGTCGGTCCTCTTCGGTCTTGCCTGGCAGGTCTGGGGCGCTGGCATGGCGACTGGATTGGCCGCAGGGGCGGCCCTGCTCGCGATAGCCATCACCCTGGTGCTCTTGGTTCCGCTCGCATCAGAGAAAGAAGCACGCCGATGA
- a CDS encoding three-helix bundle dimerization domain-containing protein — MTDAHTIGDISSGQLEGRLAALTDRLARSYPAVPPDTVIRLVLNESGRFTYARVRSFVHILVERAARKQLDQRLTRS; from the coding sequence ATGACCGATGCGCACACGATCGGCGACATCTCATCCGGCCAACTCGAAGGCCGCCTGGCCGCTCTGACCGACAGGCTGGCCCGTAGCTATCCGGCAGTGCCGCCCGACACAGTGATCCGGCTGGTGCTGAACGAGTCCGGCCGTTTCACTTACGCGCGCGTGCGTTCGTTCGTTCACATCCTGGTCGAACGGGCAGCACGGAAACAGCTCGATCAGCGGCTGACCCGTTCATGA
- a CDS encoding lamin tail domain-containing protein produces the protein MKRIISALAVAASSGALMLGASTTATAAETAVQQQVPVVYISEVATRGTGPAGASQDFIEIANPSFARVPIGGLQLQAMVGQQVVTIPIPTGVVLGPRQVYTIANAAFTGCVPDQVFTENLSGNRPLKLVLGTPGGARVDAATTRPHPARLSLHRVAFTGTPNDFTPAPRTPCVLDANTPSAQ, from the coding sequence GTGAAACGCATTATTTCCGCTCTTGCCGTGGCGGCCAGTTCCGGCGCGCTGATGCTGGGGGCTTCCACCACCGCGACCGCGGCGGAGACAGCGGTCCAGCAGCAGGTGCCCGTCGTCTACATCAGCGAGGTCGCCACCCGCGGCACCGGTCCCGCCGGGGCTTCGCAGGACTTCATCGAGATCGCGAATCCCAGCTTCGCACGGGTGCCCATCGGAGGCCTGCAACTGCAGGCGATGGTCGGGCAGCAGGTCGTGACGATCCCGATCCCCACGGGCGTCGTCTTGGGGCCGCGGCAGGTGTACACGATCGCCAACGCCGCGTTCACCGGCTGCGTGCCTGACCAGGTCTTCACCGAGAACCTCTCCGGCAACAGGCCTCTCAAGCTGGTACTGGGCACGCCAGGAGGTGCTCGGGTGGACGCCGCGACGACACGTCCGCACCCGGCCAGGTTGTCGCTTCACCGGGTCGCGTTCACCGGAACTCCCAACGACTTCACCCCGGCGCCGCGGACTCCGTGCGTCCTCGACGCGAACACACCCTCCGCCCAGTGA
- a CDS encoding glycoside hydrolase family 71/99-like protein — MSLSRRTLLGSALAAPAFGLLPATAQTAYPLGDVVGKVTVGYQGWFACRGDHSPIDGWWHWSDDWSRPPSPSLSSVKSWPDVRDYVDTYQTAFPNLGDGRPATLFSNYDSQTVDIHFQWMRENGCDTAALQRFNPTGGEGPIRDAVTAHVRSAAETTGRMFYIMYDVTNWTNMQSEIKTDWLTKMSAYTSSSAYAQQNGKPVVGIWGFGFNDPARPWGPEPCQDVVNWFRARGCYVMGGVPTHWRTEIEDSRPGFGGVYRSFDMLSPWMVGRIGTVADSDRFHTAVNVPDQAECDAHGIDYQPCVLPGDLNQRQRVHGDFMWRQFYNMVRLGAQGIYISMFDEYNEGNQIAKTAETSADVPAGSGYLALDEDGTRCSADYYLRLTADGGRMLKGQHPLSPTRPTLPTAESQSSFGPA, encoded by the coding sequence ATGTCTCTGTCGCGTCGAACACTGCTCGGCTCAGCCCTCGCCGCACCCGCTTTCGGCTTGCTGCCCGCCACCGCCCAAACCGCCTATCCACTCGGTGACGTCGTCGGCAAGGTTACTGTCGGCTATCAGGGTTGGTTCGCCTGCCGGGGTGATCACTCTCCCATCGATGGCTGGTGGCATTGGAGCGACGACTGGAGTCGACCGCCATCTCCATCCCTCAGTTCGGTCAAGTCGTGGCCCGACGTGCGCGACTACGTCGACACCTATCAGACCGCGTTCCCGAACCTGGGCGATGGCCGGCCCGCCACGCTGTTCTCCAACTATGACAGCCAAACCGTGGATATCCACTTCCAATGGATGCGTGAAAACGGCTGCGACACGGCGGCTCTTCAACGCTTCAACCCGACCGGAGGTGAGGGCCCCATCCGGGATGCCGTCACCGCGCACGTACGGTCGGCCGCCGAGACCACGGGTCGAATGTTCTACATCATGTATGACGTGACCAACTGGACGAACATGCAGTCGGAGATCAAGACCGACTGGCTGACGAAGATGTCGGCCTACACCTCGTCCTCGGCTTACGCGCAGCAGAACGGCAAGCCGGTCGTCGGCATCTGGGGATTCGGGTTCAACGATCCCGCCCGCCCGTGGGGGCCTGAACCCTGCCAGGACGTCGTGAACTGGTTCAGGGCGCGAGGCTGCTACGTGATGGGCGGTGTACCGACACACTGGCGCACCGAGATCGAGGATTCCCGGCCCGGTTTCGGCGGTGTCTACCGGTCGTTCGACATGCTGTCGCCGTGGATGGTCGGCCGGATCGGCACAGTCGCCGATTCGGACCGTTTCCACACCGCCGTGAACGTGCCTGACCAGGCCGAATGCGATGCCCACGGCATCGACTACCAGCCGTGTGTGCTGCCCGGCGATCTCAATCAGCGCCAGCGCGTACACGGTGACTTCATGTGGCGCCAGTTCTACAACATGGTCCGGCTCGGAGCGCAAGGCATCTACATCTCGATGTTCGACGAGTACAACGAGGGCAACCAAATCGCCAAGACCGCGGAGACTTCGGCTGACGTTCCCGCGGGTTCGGGTTATCTCGCTCTCGACGAAGACGGGACTCGCTGCTCCGCCGACTACTACCTGCGGCTCACCGCGGACGGCGGCCGCATGCTCAAGGGACAACACCCCTTGAGCCCCACCAGGCCGACACTTCCGACGGCCGAGTCGCAATCGTCGTTCGGCCCGGCGTAG